A part of Neodiprion pinetum isolate iyNeoPine1 chromosome 4, iyNeoPine1.2, whole genome shotgun sequence genomic DNA contains:
- the Exo84 gene encoding exocyst complex component 8 isoform X1: MTDLMKNLGSDDFNPEKFVKELSSQCVGVDELRQQRAKIQILADSTSAQLKKNVYQNYMQFIETAKEISHLESEMYQLSQLLGEQRSLLGTLGAIGATGVVFDENIETQNGESHNAGSKEEEQKSKLIQLLENVEGAMSLVETPGRICLHEGSLLELDPLEGTPLKRIHTYLFNDVLMIASWLATGGRRGPPRYKMQAVYDLQSLAVVNVRDLGTVKLAFKLLAFPDTRVFQCATATSKKEWLDKCEQAKKARLVQEDQTKSVDKDRNLKDEHIAPSRSMSLDSNTIGTEDSPEAEGTESLPEWLLEVAEDLDSCIAQRHFEEAYNLLEKARSYLSEAQTTPVLVGIKAKVDDRAQSLVDVLTKELELSSEAKSLQGGGLRSARRAVRLLIQLDQSVQACQLFLRLCNAALKAQLKRVKREGPTIPYVKQLSAIAFSNVAEMAREFLRIFPNSANCTSALVVWCGQEVNHLTSHLIKQVFIPQVSTNTLAECIVAVRSHCDQLTQLGIDLRYQLDGHLRTPLVRALQDAGEKYVDAIKVRAAEDTWRPSNQSSQNLQKLMTELEDLGIGVPLSYMTSETWLSLTSNTLAFSRLYVGLLEDCLSVNTPELMITIDSVLVSVMRAQVQHLLASLSNPKFKQERKVVEDNAVYIRDIVIGRGLELYQSATARPFTKLVTLKDQIVFEPVAATKPRPAPRTAVTKYSTTEYI; the protein is encoded by the exons ATGACTGACCTGATGAAAAATCTCGGTTCCGATGACTTTAATCCAGAAAAAT TTGTCAAAGAGTTGAGCAGTCAGTGCGTCGGCGTGGACGAGCTGAGACAGCAGAGGGCAAAGATTCAAATACTCGCTGACAGCACGTCGgcacaattgaaaaaaaatgtttaccaAAATTATATGCAGTTTATCGAAACAGCCAAGGAAATATCTCACTTGGAAAGCGAAATGTATCAGTTGTCACAATTACTGGGAGAACAACGATCACTTTTGGGAACTCTTGGTGCTATCGGTGCGACTGGGGTTGTTTTTGATGAGAACATAGAAACTCAAAATGGGGAATCTCATAATGCTGGTAGCAAAGAAGAGGAACAAAAATCGAAACTGATTCAACTACTGGAGAATGTTGAAGGTGCCATG AGCTTGGTAGAGACACCAGGTCGGATTTGTTTACACGAAGGATCTCTGCTTGAACTTGACCCATTGGAAGGAACACCCCTGAAAAGGATTCACACCTATTTATTCAACGACGTTCTAATGATCGCCTCATGGTTAGCCACTGGTGGAAGGCGTGGCCCACCCAGATATAAAATGCAAGCTGTTTATGATTTGCAGAGTTTAGCCGTTGTCAATGTTAGAGATCTAGGAACTGTCAAATTAGCCTTCAAACTCTTGGCTTTTCCTGATACGAGGGTCTTTCAGTGTGCGACAGCAACAAGCAAG AAAGAATGGTTGGATAAATGTGAACAAGCTAAAAAAGCAAGACTAGTGCAAGAAGATCAAACTAAATCAGTTGATAAGGATAGAAATCTAAAAGATGAACACATAGCACCATCTCGCTCAATGTCTCTAGATTCAAACACAATAG GCACGGAAGATAGTCCGGAAGCAGAGGGTACCGAATCTCTACCCGAATGGTTGTTAGAAGTTGCCGAGGACCTAGATTCTTGTATAGCACAACGTCATTTTGAAGAAGCTTACAATTTGTTAGAGAAAGCAAGATCTTATCTGAGCGAAGCTCAAACAACGCCTGTATTAGTTGGTATCAAGGCTAAAGTTGACGATAGAGCACAGTCTCTGGTCGACGTTCTTACCAAAGAATTGGAATTGAGTTCTGAAGCAAAGTCACTTCAAGGGGGAGGCCTGAGGAGTGCGAGAAGAGCTGTAAGATTATTAATTCAGTTGGATCAAAGTGTCCAAGCTTGTCAACTGTTTTTAAGATTATGCAATGCTGCACTGAAAGCTCAATTGAAACGAGTTAAAAGAGAAGGCCCCACAATACCTTACGTCAAACAGCTGAGCGCCATCGCCTTTAGCAACGTGGCTGAAATGGCTAGAGAGTTTTTACGTATTTTCCCAAATTCTGCGAATTGCACTTCTG CTCTGGTAGTCTGGTGTGGTCAAGAGGTCAACCATTTAACGTCACATTTGATTAAACAAGTTTTCATACCACAAGTTTCTACGAACACGCTTGCAGAATGCATTGTGGCTGTAAGGAGCCACTGCGATCAG CTGACGCAGCTGGGTATAGATCTTCGCTACCAATTGGATGGCCATCTCAGAACTCCATTGGTTAGAGCTCTGCAAGATGCTGGCGAAAAGTACGTTGACGCGATTAAGGTTCGGGCAGCTGAGGATACTTGGCGCCCGTCCAATCAGTCTAGCCAAAACCTCCAGAAGCTTATGACAGAGCTTGAAGATCTCGGAATTGGTGTTCCATTGTCTTACATGACAAGTGAAACATGGTTATCACTGACAAGTAATACACTGGCATTCTCAAGACTGTACGTTGGATTACTTGAGGATTGTCTTAGCGTTAATACACCAGAATTGATGATAACCATAGACAGTGTTCTTGTATCTGTAATGCGAGCTCAAGTACAACACCTTTTGGCATCTCTAAGTAATCCAAAATTTAAACAAGAG AGAAAAGTGGTGGAAGATAATGCAGTTTATATCAGAGACATTGTAATTGGTAGAGGACTTGAACTTTACCAAAGTGCGACAGCAAGACCATTTACAAAGCTAGTCACGTTGAAAGATCAAATTGTCTTCGAACCTGTTGCCGCAACGAAGCCTAGACCTGCGCCAAGAACAGCAGTTACAAAGTACTCGACTACAGAATATATATGA
- the Exo84 gene encoding exocyst complex component 8 isoform X2: MTLIQKNFISSITVVKELSSQCVGVDELRQQRAKIQILADSTSAQLKKNVYQNYMQFIETAKEISHLESEMYQLSQLLGEQRSLLGTLGAIGATGVVFDENIETQNGESHNAGSKEEEQKSKLIQLLENVEGAMSLVETPGRICLHEGSLLELDPLEGTPLKRIHTYLFNDVLMIASWLATGGRRGPPRYKMQAVYDLQSLAVVNVRDLGTVKLAFKLLAFPDTRVFQCATATSKKEWLDKCEQAKKARLVQEDQTKSVDKDRNLKDEHIAPSRSMSLDSNTIGTEDSPEAEGTESLPEWLLEVAEDLDSCIAQRHFEEAYNLLEKARSYLSEAQTTPVLVGIKAKVDDRAQSLVDVLTKELELSSEAKSLQGGGLRSARRAVRLLIQLDQSVQACQLFLRLCNAALKAQLKRVKREGPTIPYVKQLSAIAFSNVAEMAREFLRIFPNSANCTSALVVWCGQEVNHLTSHLIKQVFIPQVSTNTLAECIVAVRSHCDQLTQLGIDLRYQLDGHLRTPLVRALQDAGEKYVDAIKVRAAEDTWRPSNQSSQNLQKLMTELEDLGIGVPLSYMTSETWLSLTSNTLAFSRLYVGLLEDCLSVNTPELMITIDSVLVSVMRAQVQHLLASLSNPKFKQERKVVEDNAVYIRDIVIGRGLELYQSATARPFTKLVTLKDQIVFEPVAATKPRPAPRTAVTKYSTTEYI; the protein is encoded by the exons ATGACTTTAATCCAGAAAAAT TTTATTTCGTCTATTACAGTTGTCAAAGAGTTGAGCAGTCAGTGCGTCGGCGTGGACGAGCTGAGACAGCAGAGGGCAAAGATTCAAATACTCGCTGACAGCACGTCGgcacaattgaaaaaaaatgtttaccaAAATTATATGCAGTTTATCGAAACAGCCAAGGAAATATCTCACTTGGAAAGCGAAATGTATCAGTTGTCACAATTACTGGGAGAACAACGATCACTTTTGGGAACTCTTGGTGCTATCGGTGCGACTGGGGTTGTTTTTGATGAGAACATAGAAACTCAAAATGGGGAATCTCATAATGCTGGTAGCAAAGAAGAGGAACAAAAATCGAAACTGATTCAACTACTGGAGAATGTTGAAGGTGCCATG AGCTTGGTAGAGACACCAGGTCGGATTTGTTTACACGAAGGATCTCTGCTTGAACTTGACCCATTGGAAGGAACACCCCTGAAAAGGATTCACACCTATTTATTCAACGACGTTCTAATGATCGCCTCATGGTTAGCCACTGGTGGAAGGCGTGGCCCACCCAGATATAAAATGCAAGCTGTTTATGATTTGCAGAGTTTAGCCGTTGTCAATGTTAGAGATCTAGGAACTGTCAAATTAGCCTTCAAACTCTTGGCTTTTCCTGATACGAGGGTCTTTCAGTGTGCGACAGCAACAAGCAAG AAAGAATGGTTGGATAAATGTGAACAAGCTAAAAAAGCAAGACTAGTGCAAGAAGATCAAACTAAATCAGTTGATAAGGATAGAAATCTAAAAGATGAACACATAGCACCATCTCGCTCAATGTCTCTAGATTCAAACACAATAG GCACGGAAGATAGTCCGGAAGCAGAGGGTACCGAATCTCTACCCGAATGGTTGTTAGAAGTTGCCGAGGACCTAGATTCTTGTATAGCACAACGTCATTTTGAAGAAGCTTACAATTTGTTAGAGAAAGCAAGATCTTATCTGAGCGAAGCTCAAACAACGCCTGTATTAGTTGGTATCAAGGCTAAAGTTGACGATAGAGCACAGTCTCTGGTCGACGTTCTTACCAAAGAATTGGAATTGAGTTCTGAAGCAAAGTCACTTCAAGGGGGAGGCCTGAGGAGTGCGAGAAGAGCTGTAAGATTATTAATTCAGTTGGATCAAAGTGTCCAAGCTTGTCAACTGTTTTTAAGATTATGCAATGCTGCACTGAAAGCTCAATTGAAACGAGTTAAAAGAGAAGGCCCCACAATACCTTACGTCAAACAGCTGAGCGCCATCGCCTTTAGCAACGTGGCTGAAATGGCTAGAGAGTTTTTACGTATTTTCCCAAATTCTGCGAATTGCACTTCTG CTCTGGTAGTCTGGTGTGGTCAAGAGGTCAACCATTTAACGTCACATTTGATTAAACAAGTTTTCATACCACAAGTTTCTACGAACACGCTTGCAGAATGCATTGTGGCTGTAAGGAGCCACTGCGATCAG CTGACGCAGCTGGGTATAGATCTTCGCTACCAATTGGATGGCCATCTCAGAACTCCATTGGTTAGAGCTCTGCAAGATGCTGGCGAAAAGTACGTTGACGCGATTAAGGTTCGGGCAGCTGAGGATACTTGGCGCCCGTCCAATCAGTCTAGCCAAAACCTCCAGAAGCTTATGACAGAGCTTGAAGATCTCGGAATTGGTGTTCCATTGTCTTACATGACAAGTGAAACATGGTTATCACTGACAAGTAATACACTGGCATTCTCAAGACTGTACGTTGGATTACTTGAGGATTGTCTTAGCGTTAATACACCAGAATTGATGATAACCATAGACAGTGTTCTTGTATCTGTAATGCGAGCTCAAGTACAACACCTTTTGGCATCTCTAAGTAATCCAAAATTTAAACAAGAG AGAAAAGTGGTGGAAGATAATGCAGTTTATATCAGAGACATTGTAATTGGTAGAGGACTTGAACTTTACCAAAGTGCGACAGCAAGACCATTTACAAAGCTAGTCACGTTGAAAGATCAAATTGTCTTCGAACCTGTTGCCGCAACGAAGCCTAGACCTGCGCCAAGAACAGCAGTTACAAAGTACTCGACTACAGAATATATATGA